CTGGCATGCTCTGAAGAATATGGTCAAGGTCAAGGTGATTGCAGCGGATTGGCACGACGGAGCTTTTTTGGAAGTTGGTGCATAGGCCCGTCACCTCGCCAAAGCCTCTCAAGATAGAGGCAAGGTTGTCAATGTCCTTGATAGGAGCCACAAAAACCGCCGCGTCGTCAGCATAGAGGGAGGTTCGCACCATGGCCCCACGCCCACGGATCTTATGCAGGAGACCTTTTCGAGTTGCAAGGCCCAAAATCTTGTGGAGGGGGTCGATCGCAATGACAAAAGGCAGGGGGGAAATGGGGTCCCCCTGCCTAAGTCCGCACCTTTGCTTCACTGGAGGGCCGGGCAACCCATTTAAAAGGATccgagatgaagatgtggatagaaGCGCGGCAATCCAAGCCCGGAATTTGTCGGGGAACCCCAACCGTTGAAGCACATCAAGGATGTATTCCCACTTGATTGAGTCAAAAGCCTTCTTGATGTCAAGTTTGAACAGAAGAGCTGGGGTCTTGCACTTGTGCAGGCGTCTAGCAAAATTTCGCACACACATGAAGTTATCATGTATGCTTCTTCTCTTGATGAAGGCGCTCTGAGCGTTTGAGACAAGGTCGTTCATGTGGGGGGCCAGCCGAAGTGAGAGAACTTTGGCAATGATTTTGGCAATGGCGTGGACAAGGCTAATAGGTCTGTAATCAGAGATGCCTTCCGCACCCTCCTTCTTGGGCAAGAGAACGACATTGGCAGAATTGAGCCATTGCAAGTTGGAGGTGTGTAGGGAATCGAAGCGTTGAATAACCCTCATGACGGAATGCTTGATGATTCCCCAACACTTTTTgaagaaggttcccgtgaagccatCCGGTCCAGGCGCCTTATTATCAGGCATCTCCTTAATGGCCCCCCACACCTCATCCTCCGTGATGGTGTTGCCAAGGTCATGCAAGTCATGGGGCTCGGTGCTGAGCTCCTCCCAATTAAAATCTTTGTTGCACGTGCCTCTCCTCCCCATGACCTCAGAGAAGTGGTCATGGATGATCTTTTCTTTTACCTCATGTTCAGTCACCCACCCTTGTGCATGTTTGATACGATGAATGTAGTTTTTCCATCTTCGGGCATTAATGCGGCGATGAAAGAATCTGGTGTTTGCATCACCATCCCTCAGATTTGAAATCCTGGCACATTGGCTTTTCCTAGCCCTCTCAAGCACCGCCAAACTAATAACCCTCCGCTTGAGCCTAGAACGTAAGTCACGTTCCTCGGGAGAAAGAATCCGCTCTTCTTGTGCAATGTCGAGGCGAAGAATCACAAGCAGGGCTGCATGTAGTTGAATCTTAGCCTTGGAAAAGAGCTTCTTGTTCCACTCGGAGAGCCGAATCACAGTTTTCTTGAGCCTAtggtgcaagacttgataaggctcCGTGTGACCCACGTGCTCGTCCCACGCCTTCTGAACCACCTCGTTGAATCCAGGCAAAGATACCCAGAAATTCTCGAATTTGAAGGACCGTGGCCTTCTGGGGCCCCTGTCATCCGCGAGAAGGAGCGGACAATGATCGGAAAGGGAGGACGACAAAGCATGCAAGACATGGGTGTTGAATGTCGTATCCCATTCCGCATTGCAGAAGAAGGAGTCAAGCTTGCAAAGCGTTGGGTTGTCCCGCTCATTACTCCACGTGAAGCGTCTATTCTGAAGATGGATTTCCTTGAGCTCGCAGGATTGCAAAGTAGCGCAGAACCGGTTAATCCTACTTCGATTAACATTTCTCTTGTTTTTGTCACGTGCACGATAGATCTGATTGAAGTCTCCTAGAGCAAGCCAACCAACACCAGCCAAAGGCTTGTGGGCGGTAAGTTCGGCGAAGAAGTCGTCCTTGCAAGCATAGTCTGTGGGACCATAGACGGAAGTGAGTTTGTAACACATGTCGGTCGCACGGATGCGGACCATGCCAGAGATGCAATAGGTCGAAGCTGAGATATCAGAGACGTCAAGAACATTGTCGTCCCACAATAAAAGGATCCCTCCCCTAGTCCCAGTGGCCGGGCGTTGCGCGAAATTTTTGAGTCTGTTACCACCAAGGAAGGCAGCAACAAACTTGTCAACACTGGCAAGCTTCGTCTCTTGTAAGCAGACGAGTTGACACGAGGAGGCGGCGATCGTTGCACTGACTGTTGCCCGCCTAGCTGAGCAGTTTAAGCCACGGACGTTCCAATTGAGCGTGTTGATTGGCTGTATCAGCATGGGACACACCATCATGCACATAGACCTGACGGTcctgaccatgtagctagaaaggaCACAGAACGTAGCCATTGATACAACTGTCCAACTGGAGCAGTACAACACCGCATGTAGCCCAACACAAGGCAACGCCATGCACCCCTGATACAACACACACACCTAAAAACGAAAGCAACAGGGCCACCCCATGACACATTACTTAGTTGGACTAACATAATCAACTAAAACAGCCCAAGCATGCAGACTGGGAGATCAAGCCGTAGCCGGCTGCGATCCCACGACTTCCTGTGCTAGATGGCCCTCTTGAGCAAGCTCCAGCGCACCCTCACCACCATGGTCCAGCAATGCATCCTCGACACCGTTGACAGCAGCATCATCAAGGTGGAAGAACTCCCTCATGGCCATGATCACCTCTGGAGCCAGCTGCTCCTTAAACTTGGCTGTGAAGTCGTTCAAGGTAGCCTCAGTAACATCTTCTCCGTCTCTTGTGATTCCCATTGTGCGACAGACGAGCTTCTCCGCCACCTTGATAAGTATGTCGTGGATGAGCCTATTGTCATTGGGCAGAGGTTGGAAGATGTCGCCGACGGTAGGTGAGAGCGGGGAACTCTGTTTCCAGTAGTTGGTAGGAACAGGGATCTGGTGATATATACAGTATATATATGTATACCATGCATACTTAGGAACATATATATAGGCCACGTTATTGAGATGATGCTAGGCATATAAATTTCTGGTGAAACTTGTAGATGTGGATGCAGTTTCCCATGTGGAAGTTACCGAGGGTTGCATCGGTCGGTCAGTTCGACAGCGTCGTTCCTTTTTTGTTGAACTGAACTGATGTTCGTAAATTTCTGTCCCTTTTTTCTGTGGACCACTGGCAGGATAGGCTGAGGAGAAACGAGATGATGCTGGTTGCCTTTCTTAATTTTTGCAATTCCTTTCAGTTTCACTGGATGGTTTTTGGTGCATGCCAGATATGCTTTGTCCCTGTCAAAAGGCATATATACTTGTTTGTTTTGGCAGAGTAGCCACtaaatttcccgcaaaaaaataagAGAGTAGCCACTAAATGCTTCAGGCAATCAGCTTAGAATTTCTTGTGAGTTTGGGGAAGTTTATCTTGGAGCCTGTTTTGGCAGAGTAGCCACTAAATGTTTCAGTCAATCAGCTTAGAATTTCTTGTGAGTTTGGGGAAGTTTATCTTGGAGCCTGTTTTGCCAAGATGTCACAAATTCAGCACGGAAATTTGTTTCTTATATGCGGTTCTGTTATCACTCAGATATGTTGGGATTGTGAGCAAAGTGTACCCTACACAATTTTTGGATGATTGCCAACCTTTTAGCATGCTGAGCACAACATGCCATCGTGCAAACTAAAGGCCCAAACAAGCGAATTGTGCGTCGTACGAGTCGTTCGGTTATATAACAAAATATGTAACTTTCGCCAAATACATTTTCCCTTTAGAaaaatgttgatgaagattgccgtGGAACATAAAAATCATCACAGAGAGCATATTCTGCCGGCCCTGAATACTCTGTAGCTCCATTGCCAATCTGCTACGCATTGGCCAACTCAAATACAGTTCAGACTGAAGTGTCAAAAGCATCAAAATTTCACTCTCAGGAAGATCAGTTAACAAACGATTGCAATCCGGCAGCTTCCAAACTATACTAAGTATACCTGAAAGCCTGTACCTGTGCTAGAAATGTATCTGGCAATCAGGCAATAATGACTTGCTTCGGGAGAAAAAACATAGTTCagagaacaaacacactaaaaaagGCAGATAGCTCAGTAACACACGATCAATATCACGATGCTAACCTGGAACACTGGGTCTTACTGTTGATTCCAAGTTCACAAACCATGTAGGTCTCTAGGTGCATATTTGCTACTCAGGCAAGCATACAAATCTTTGCAGCTACATGGCAATGCACGAACAATCACACACCGGTTCTATGCAAATTCCCAGATCCTCATCAAGTTTCTTCATCGAAATACACTAACAGATCTTGCTGTCATATTATGAGGCATCAAGATGTTAATCAATGTTCTCTTCTCACTGTACAAATGAAATTGTTTGCTCATAAAGGAAATATAACAAAGTGGGCACGAAGCAAAACTGAGACTTGGCAAAATGACAGCAGTGATTGAATTCGCCTAGTTTGCAACACAAGCAATCCAAATTACCCCTGGTCTCACCGGCAACATTTGAAGCTAAAAGAAATAAGCAGAAGTGAAGATTTACCACAGTACATAGACAAATATAAGTTAAATCCTGCATCTGTATAGTATGATCAACATCACAAGGAGGAGAAATTGAACAGGTAGGGCTGCATTTCCTGTCATCATGTATCCTGTAACCCCTCGCAGCAACACTCTAGAGCTCGAACTCCTCCTCACGGAGAGCCATCTCCGCAgcctcctcctcatcgtcatccAGAGCAAAGTACTGGTTCCTCTCAGCCGGCTTGAACATGTAGAACATGAACATGTAGAATGCCATGGTGGCCACCTCCTCTGCCGCGACACTCACCCATCTGTACTTGTAGTTGGTGATTGTCTTGAGCGCATAGACAATGATCCTTGTGAAGTACAAGTATCCAATCACAACGACATAGAACTGGCGGAAGAGCGTGAGCTTGGCGAGGGTTCGTGCAGCCTTGCCGTCTGTCTTGGATGACTCGCGCAGGGAACGCATCGACCACACAACCGGGAAGAGCACCGCGCAGCAGCAGGCTACATCAACAAACAAGAAGATCTGGTTCCATGTCACCCATGCTTGCAAGTATTGCCCGGTCTCACCAACGACAGCTGCAGCAATGTTAGCTGCAACCTGCAAAGGGATCACCACCATGAGCACCTTCTTCTCCTTGTCCTGCAGGAAGGGCTTGAGGAACGACCAGCCGGTACCAATCAGCGCGATCACGGCGAACAAGATCACACCCTTAACAAGCTGGAACAGATAGAACATGACGTCCCAGCCATGCGAAGATCCGGCGACGCGGATGTAGTGCTGGTCCTCGGCGGCCGAGATGCAGTAGAGCATACGGGCGAGGAGCAGGCAGGACATGAGGTGGTGGATGCGGTGCGCCGAGAGGCGGTTGTGGTAGAGGGTGAGGTAGAGCCAGGCGGCCAGGAAGGCGACGTAGCCGAGCGCGAAGAAGGCGTAGATCGTCGGGACGGGGGCCTGGCCGACGGAGAGGTAGTCCTTGGTGCCGTCGGGGTTGGTGTTGTACATGTCGGTGCGTACCTCCATGGTGACTGCGGTCTCGGGCGCGCAGTTGGCGAAGAAGAGGCTGTACTCGTCGGGGTGGGAGACGGGGAAGGTCTTGCTGTAGTTGCCGGTGGCGTCGAGGTCGCCGAAGGTGAAGAGCGGGATGACGTAGCGGCTGTTGAGGACGCAGCCCGTGTTGGGGTCGGGGTTGGGGTTCAGATCCGTGGGCGGCGGCTGCTCGTAGATGGCCTCGAAGAGGGCCTCgtcggagaggaggaagaagccgAGCTGCGCGGGCTCCGGCTTGGCGAGCTTGGAGACGGCCTTGGCGCCGGTGAGCGCGATGGAGACGGACCCGCGGTGCGAGAAGCCGAACTTCTCGAAGAGGATGGTCCCGCGGGAGTCGTCCTTGAAGGACTCCTGCTTGATCTCCGCCGCGGCCGGGCGGAGGACGGCCCCGGCCACCGCGAGGAGCAGGAGCAGGCGGCGCGCGGCATCGGCGGGCGCCATCGCGGCGAGATCTGgttggggggagggggggagggggccgGGTTGTGGAGGTGCGCGTATTGGCCAGACGCGTCTGGTAGACTTTCACTTGGGCTCAGGCGCAGCTTATGGAGACGGGATAGCGGGCGAACGAGCCGTCGGATCCGCC
The Triticum dicoccoides isolate Atlit2015 ecotype Zavitan chromosome 3A, WEW_v2.0, whole genome shotgun sequence genome window above contains:
- the LOC119269508 gene encoding protein CANDIDATE G-PROTEIN COUPLED RECEPTOR 7-like, with the translated sequence MAPADAARRLLLLLAVAGAVLRPAAAEIKQESFKDDSRGTILFEKFGFSHRGSVSIALTGAKAVSKLAKPEPAQLGFFLLSDEALFEAIYEQPPPTDLNPNPDPNTGCVLNSRYVIPLFTFGDLDATGNYSKTFPVSHPDEYSLFFANCAPETAVTMEVRTDMYNTNPDGTKDYLSVGQAPVPTIYAFFALGYVAFLAAWLYLTLYHNRLSAHRIHHLMSCLLLARMLYCISAAEDQHYIRVAGSSHGWDVMFYLFQLVKGVILFAVIALIGTGWSFLKPFLQDKEKKVLMVVIPLQVAANIAAAVVGETGQYLQAWVTWNQIFLFVDVACCCAVLFPVVWSMRSLRESSKTDGKAARTLAKLTLFRQFYVVVIGYLYFTRIIVYALKTITNYKYRWVSVAAEEVATMAFYMFMFYMFKPAERNQYFALDDDEEEAAEMALREEEFEL